AGTTGGGGGTTTCCCCCTGTGAGAGTAGGACGCCGCCAAGCCATTTCAAAGATCAGCCATCCAGCTGGTCTTTTTTCGTCATTCGGGGCAGATCAATCGGCCAATTGGATGTTGGAAGGATCAAAAGTGGAACCTCTCCGACTTAATCCATTCAAATATTAAAAATGGCACCTTAGCTTGGCTTATTTTAAGGAATTGCACAATGCAAGGGTAATCATCATTGGGCATGGTTTTCATCAGTTCTGCCCACCATTCTGTTTCATAACGAGCTATTATGCTAAGGTTATAAGAAATCAAATAATGGATCAAAAGTTCAGGTAATGAAAAAGCTGACGAATCTTTATTGAGTGATAGCATAAACTGTCTTTCCGCCAAATTATACCGTATTGGGGAAGAAGCATTATGAATAGGAATGCCATCAGTTTTTAAATGCAGTGTCCCATGCGCTTCTGAGATACTGTAAACTTGATTCGTTTTAGCTTTCAAAAATTCTTCCATTCGACTGCTGGACATTTGATAGCTATCCAATGTCGTTGAGGGTAGTTGAAAACCATTCGAAGAGGGTAACATGGTGACGAAATTTTTCTTGGAAATGGACCATGTAAAATTTTGCATTTCCGGTATTTCCTTCATCAGCGTTCCCATGGAAAATTTTTCACCCTCCAAATGCTTGATATGAAATAACTTCTCGGCAATGCAAGTGAATAGTCCGTTCTTTTGCGTT
This sequence is a window from Brevibacillus sp. JNUCC-41. Protein-coding genes within it:
- a CDS encoding YaaC family protein, encoding MPENNDNFDKYTPFFSASSSQLFLQKCYTHEKIAEAEIKSYDNCYPFIYHLEHAKTYYNQAAIAPLSIQPILTFYGFAQLLKACLLTIDPNYPESTSMLAHGVTTRKKKKQQYEFLKDEVKTQKNGLFTCIAEKLFHIKHLEGEKFSMGTLMKEIPEMQNFTWSISKKNFVTMLPSSNGFQLPSTTLDSYQMSSSRMEEFLKAKTNQVYSISEAHGTLHLKTDGIPIHNASSPIRYNLAERQFMLSLNKDSSAFSLPELLIHYLISYNLSIIARYETEWWAELMKTMPNDDYPCIVQFLKISQAKVPFLIFEWIKSERFHF